One genomic window of Meiothermus cerbereus DSM 11376 includes the following:
- a CDS encoding ATP-dependent helicase: MSDLLSSLNPSQQEAVLHFEGPALVVAGAGSGKTRTVVHRIAYLLRERRVYPAEILAVTFTNKAAGEMKERLEKMVGRPAKDLWVSTFHAAAVRILRTYGEYVGLKPGFVIYDDDDQNALLKEILKELGLEAKPGPFRAMIDRIKNRGDGLVEFLREAPDFIGGVPKDVAAEVYRKYQSGLRMQGAVDFNDLLLLTIELFEQHPEVLHKVRQRARFIHVDEYQDTNPVQYELTRLLAGDKPNLMVVGDPDQSIYGFRSADINNILDFAKDYPGARVIRLEENYRSSSTILRVANAVIEKNALRLEKVLRPTKEGGEPVRLYRAPNAREEAAFVAREVVRLRDFQHIAVLYRTNAQSRLLEEHLRRANVPVRLVGAVGFFERREIKDLLAYGRVAINPADSINLRRIVNTPPRGIGATTVARLVEHAQKSGITVYEAFRLAEQVISRPQQVQAFVRLLDELMEAAFETGPAAFFERVLDETGFREALKQEQDGEDRLQNVEELLRAARDWEEEEGGSLSDFLDSVALTAKAEEPQGDAPEEAVTLMTLHNAKGLEFPTVFLVGLEENLLPHRNSLNRLEDLEEERRLFYVGITRAQERLYLSYAEERETYGKREFTRPSRFLEDIPQELLKEVGAFGDSEVPVLSHSRPEPRPKTQLSEFKGGEKVKHPKFGSGTVVAAMGGEVTVMFPGVGLKKLAVKFAGLERLD; the protein is encoded by the coding sequence ATGTCCGACCTCCTTTCTTCCCTCAATCCCTCCCAGCAGGAGGCCGTTTTGCACTTTGAAGGCCCGGCCCTGGTGGTAGCAGGGGCTGGTTCTGGTAAGACCCGCACGGTGGTGCATCGAATTGCCTATTTGCTGCGTGAGCGGCGCGTGTATCCCGCCGAGATACTGGCCGTAACCTTTACCAACAAAGCCGCCGGCGAGATGAAGGAGCGGCTGGAAAAAATGGTGGGGCGTCCTGCAAAAGATCTCTGGGTTTCTACCTTTCACGCGGCGGCGGTGCGAATTTTGCGTACCTATGGTGAATATGTGGGGCTTAAGCCGGGCTTTGTCATCTACGACGACGACGACCAGAATGCGCTTTTGAAGGAGATTTTGAAGGAGCTTGGGCTCGAGGCCAAGCCCGGCCCATTCCGGGCCATGATTGACCGCATCAAGAACCGTGGGGATGGCCTGGTGGAGTTTTTGCGCGAGGCCCCCGACTTTATTGGGGGAGTGCCCAAGGATGTGGCTGCCGAGGTCTACCGCAAATACCAGAGCGGCTTGCGGATGCAGGGGGCGGTGGACTTTAACGACCTGTTGCTGCTGACCATCGAGCTTTTTGAGCAGCACCCCGAAGTCTTGCACAAGGTGCGCCAGCGGGCCCGCTTTATTCACGTGGATGAGTACCAGGACACCAACCCGGTGCAGTACGAGCTAACCCGCCTGCTGGCCGGCGATAAGCCCAACTTGATGGTGGTGGGCGACCCCGACCAGAGCATCTATGGCTTCCGGAGTGCTGACATCAACAATATCCTCGACTTTGCCAAAGACTACCCTGGTGCCAGGGTTATTCGCCTGGAGGAAAACTACCGCTCGAGCAGCACCATCCTGCGGGTGGCCAATGCGGTTATCGAGAAAAATGCACTGCGCTTGGAAAAGGTTCTGCGCCCTACCAAAGAGGGGGGAGAGCCGGTGCGCCTCTACCGTGCCCCCAATGCCCGCGAAGAGGCCGCATTTGTAGCCAGAGAAGTTGTTCGGTTGAGGGACTTCCAGCACATTGCAGTGCTTTACCGCACCAACGCCCAGTCGCGCTTGCTGGAAGAGCACCTGCGGCGGGCCAATGTGCCGGTACGGCTGGTAGGGGCGGTGGGTTTTTTTGAGCGCCGGGAAATCAAGGATCTGTTGGCCTATGGGCGCGTTGCCATCAACCCGGCCGACTCGATTAACCTGCGCCGCATTGTGAACACCCCGCCCCGTGGCATTGGGGCTACCACGGTGGCTAGGCTGGTTGAACACGCCCAGAAGTCCGGCATCACGGTCTATGAAGCTTTTCGCCTTGCTGAGCAGGTGATTAGCCGTCCCCAGCAGGTGCAGGCGTTCGTGCGGCTGCTGGACGAACTGATGGAAGCAGCTTTCGAGACCGGCCCAGCTGCTTTTTTCGAGCGAGTGCTGGATGAAACGGGTTTCCGTGAGGCCCTCAAGCAAGAACAGGACGGCGAAGACCGTTTGCAAAACGTGGAGGAACTGCTGCGGGCCGCGCGGGACTGGGAAGAAGAGGAGGGTGGCAGCCTTTCGGACTTCCTCGACTCGGTGGCCCTGACGGCCAAAGCCGAAGAGCCGCAGGGGGATGCCCCGGAGGAAGCCGTAACCCTCATGACCCTGCACAACGCCAAGGGCCTCGAGTTTCCCACGGTATTTCTGGTGGGCCTGGAAGAAAACCTGCTGCCCCACCGCAACAGCCTGAACCGCCTGGAAGACCTGGAAGAAGAGCGGCGCCTGTTTTATGTGGGCATTACAAGGGCCCAGGAGCGGCTTTATCTGTCTTATGCCGAAGAGCGGGAAACCTATGGTAAGCGCGAATTCACCCGCCCGAGCCGTTTTTTGGAGGACATTCCCCAGGAACTGCTCAAGGAGGTGGGGGCTTTTGGTGATAGCGAGGTGCCGGTGCTGTCGCACAGCCGCCCTGAGCCCAGGCCCAAAACCCAGCTTTCCGAGTTTAAGGGTGGCGAAAAGGTCAAACACCCCAAGTTTGGCAGCGGGACGGTGGTGGCCGCGATGGGTGGGGAGGTTACGGTGATGTTTCCTGGAGTTGGCCTGAAAAAGCTGGCCGTCAAATTTGCCGGGCTCGAGCGGCTCGATTGA
- a CDS encoding LruC domain-containing protein, with protein MHSNHTYILLLAVLGLAACSNPRPASPAFHYKTTQEVEVEVQVKALGQPAAGAPVAVFQGFLPDGEVDEGSTVLSGQTDASGRFAAKVTLPADLDAVGLRVDYIGVISEPIKVPIQQGRARVTLDNASVSSLNVVVPASASRPEGVQLQSVNYSYHYLSGFGNWNSLGVPNNLTTNSSKLTSQMLQTINATLPERSPLPLHPIHKNYIAREATSNLVLKDPAEVWLTFVHEGAGYKNAVGYYIYPADNPPHSVSEILDRMIMVYPNASYQGSGGGLLAGNRVKLKYFDGANWSDVFPAGTGIGWFLVANGWRSSSTGVLERSYEQTVFSDPVLNYQLYRTQGMSVEQSAQTVLLFDDNQQTLLLGFEDILRHHGGDQDFNDAVLLVEASPYTAVKKESILVRDPVNPDLTRTADLLPTDDPQAADTDEDGVNDPYDAYPSDPERAFNNYFPAKSDYGTLAFEDLWPRKGDYDFNDVVVDYRINHVTNANSQLVQIQAEFVVKALGGGWHNGFAFATDLLPGQVESVSYEWQKNGGPWQAGPPPIHYSTDRNPNGTEAGQSKAVFFVFDDGYDLLEPSLPTRPFYANVVPEEPYKTPGRVRMTINLVQPLPFTAPGTPPYNPFIVANPVVLQGDRYVPQWQRGVEIHLAGFRPSDKADGTLFKTQDDTTDPVIGRYYIDNIGRPWGLHLPTEHKYVREELDGPGGWVSLGIDIRDGYLKFDPWIASGGSSYKDWYRDLPGYRETSKLMNLPSLAQPGSNRYK; from the coding sequence ATGCACAGCAATCATACTTATATCCTGTTGCTGGCCGTGCTGGGGTTGGCCGCTTGCTCCAACCCCCGGCCCGCCAGCCCGGCCTTCCACTACAAAACCACCCAGGAAGTCGAGGTCGAGGTACAGGTCAAGGCCCTGGGTCAGCCTGCCGCTGGGGCTCCGGTAGCGGTGTTCCAGGGTTTTTTGCCCGATGGCGAGGTGGACGAAGGCTCCACCGTACTTTCTGGCCAGACCGATGCCTCGGGCCGCTTTGCCGCCAAGGTCACGCTGCCTGCCGACCTCGACGCGGTGGGGTTGCGCGTGGACTACATCGGGGTTATTAGCGAGCCCATCAAGGTTCCTATCCAGCAGGGCCGGGCTCGAGTGACCCTGGACAACGCCTCGGTCAGCAGCCTGAACGTGGTGGTTCCGGCCTCTGCCAGCAGGCCCGAGGGGGTGCAGCTCCAGAGCGTCAACTACAGCTACCACTACCTGAGCGGCTTTGGCAACTGGAACAGCTTGGGCGTGCCCAACAACCTTACCACCAATAGCAGCAAGCTCACCAGCCAGATGCTCCAGACCATCAACGCCACCCTGCCCGAGCGCTCCCCGCTGCCGCTGCACCCTATTCACAAGAATTACATTGCCCGCGAAGCGACCAGTAACCTGGTGCTGAAAGACCCAGCTGAGGTCTGGCTGACCTTCGTGCACGAAGGGGCAGGCTACAAGAACGCCGTGGGGTACTACATCTACCCCGCAGACAACCCCCCGCACAGCGTCAGCGAGATTCTAGACCGCATGATTATGGTTTACCCCAACGCCTCCTACCAGGGCTCCGGGGGCGGCCTGCTTGCGGGCAACCGGGTCAAGCTCAAATACTTCGATGGCGCTAACTGGAGCGACGTTTTCCCCGCTGGAACCGGCATTGGCTGGTTTTTGGTGGCCAACGGCTGGCGCAGCAGCAGCACGGGGGTGCTCGAGCGCAGCTACGAGCAGACCGTCTTCTCCGACCCGGTGCTCAACTACCAGCTGTACCGCACCCAGGGCATGAGCGTCGAGCAAAGCGCGCAAACGGTGCTGCTCTTCGACGACAACCAGCAGACCCTGCTGCTGGGCTTCGAAGACATTCTGCGCCACCATGGCGGCGACCAGGACTTCAACGACGCCGTCCTGCTGGTGGAGGCCAGCCCCTATACCGCGGTGAAGAAGGAGTCCATTCTGGTGCGTGACCCCGTCAACCCCGACCTGACCCGCACCGCCGACCTCCTGCCCACCGACGACCCGCAGGCCGCCGATACCGACGAAGACGGCGTCAACGACCCCTACGACGCCTACCCCAGCGACCCCGAGCGGGCCTTTAACAACTACTTCCCCGCCAAAAGCGACTATGGCACCCTGGCCTTCGAAGACCTGTGGCCGCGCAAGGGGGACTACGACTTCAACGACGTGGTGGTGGACTACCGCATCAACCACGTAACCAACGCCAACAGCCAGCTCGTGCAGATTCAGGCCGAGTTTGTTGTAAAAGCCCTGGGCGGGGGCTGGCACAACGGCTTCGCCTTTGCCACCGACCTTCTGCCGGGCCAGGTCGAGAGCGTGAGCTACGAGTGGCAGAAGAACGGGGGCCCCTGGCAGGCTGGCCCGCCGCCCATCCACTACAGCACCGACCGCAACCCCAACGGCACCGAGGCGGGCCAGAGCAAGGCGGTGTTCTTCGTCTTCGACGATGGCTACGACCTGCTCGAGCCCTCCCTGCCCACCCGCCCCTTCTACGCCAACGTGGTGCCCGAAGAGCCCTACAAGACCCCTGGGCGGGTGCGGATGACCATCAACCTGGTCCAGCCCCTGCCCTTTACCGCCCCGGGCACGCCGCCCTACAACCCCTTCATTGTGGCCAACCCGGTGGTGCTGCAAGGCGATCGCTACGTGCCGCAGTGGCAACGGGGGGTTGAGATTCACCTAGCGGGCTTCCGCCCCAGCGATAAAGCCGACGGCACCCTGTTCAAAACCCAAGACGATACCACCGACCCGGTGATTGGCCGCTACTACATCGACAACATCGGGCGCCCCTGGGGCCTGCACCTGCCCACCGAGCACAAATACGTCCGGGAAGAGCTGGACGGGCCCGGAGGCTGGGTTAGCCTGGGCATCGACATCCGGGACGGCTATCTTAAGTTCGACCCCTGGATTGCTAGTGGGGGCTCGAGCTACAAGGACTGGTACCGCGATCTGCCAGGTTACCGCGAGACCAGCAAGCTGATGAACCTGCCCTCGCTGGCTCAGCCGGGTTCCAACCGCTATAAGTAA
- a CDS encoding mannosyltransferase family protein, protein MRSALQRFWAEWSWPLQVFLLTRLALLGVAFLADVALPGPPEAAGRLEPSNLWLDVWARWDSGFYLHIATQGYYLYPDEPSAVAFFPLYPLLLKGLAGLVGNAVLAGVLLSHLSFALALMVLWKLSLQLLNSPAAARRAVLYLAIFPTSFYFSAVYTESLSLLWVLLAFYALHERRWEWAAVSAALASATRVTGILLAGVLWLEYLRAWEGRSRWPVGLALAGVGSLGLLSYMAFLAVQFGDPLAFWSVQGSFSREVGGFIEEIRPLFQQNFLTGPISWNVLLDLLALVFGVVGSLVAARRLGLGYALFGLLSLLIPFSSGTGSLSRYVLMVFPAFMVLAEAAERPWLDSLIRFIFPLLLGLLLAIHVNGIFVA, encoded by the coding sequence ATGAGGTCTGCGCTTCAGCGCTTCTGGGCTGAGTGGTCTTGGCCGCTGCAGGTGTTCTTGCTCACCCGGCTGGCCCTGCTGGGGGTTGCCTTCCTCGCCGATGTGGCCCTACCGGGACCACCCGAGGCGGCGGGGCGCCTCGAGCCGAGCAACCTTTGGCTCGATGTCTGGGCCCGCTGGGACAGCGGCTTTTACCTGCACATCGCCACCCAGGGGTACTACCTCTACCCCGACGAACCCTCGGCGGTAGCCTTCTTTCCCCTTTACCCGCTTTTGCTCAAAGGCCTGGCGGGGCTGGTGGGCAATGCGGTGCTGGCCGGGGTGCTGCTCAGCCACCTGAGCTTTGCCCTGGCCCTGATGGTGCTCTGGAAGCTGAGCCTTCAGCTTCTCAATAGCCCGGCAGCGGCCCGGCGCGCCGTTTTGTACCTGGCTATCTTCCCCACCAGCTTCTATTTCAGTGCGGTGTACACCGAAAGTCTGTCGCTGCTGTGGGTGCTGCTGGCTTTTTATGCCTTACACGAGCGCCGGTGGGAATGGGCCGCCGTCAGCGCGGCGCTGGCTTCGGCCACCAGGGTAACGGGCATTCTGCTGGCTGGGGTGTTGTGGCTGGAGTACCTGCGGGCTTGGGAGGGGCGCAGCCGGTGGCCTGTGGGCCTTGCCCTGGCCGGGGTGGGCAGTCTGGGGCTGCTGAGCTATATGGCTTTTCTGGCCGTTCAATTTGGCGACCCGCTGGCCTTTTGGAGCGTTCAGGGTAGCTTCAGCCGCGAGGTGGGGGGCTTTATCGAGGAAATTCGGCCCCTCTTCCAGCAAAACTTTCTGACCGGCCCCATTTCCTGGAACGTTCTGCTGGATCTGCTGGCCCTGGTATTTGGGGTTGTGGGCTCGCTGGTGGCCGCCCGGCGGCTGGGGCTGGGCTATGCCCTTTTTGGCCTTTTGAGCCTGCTGATCCCTTTCAGCAGCGGAACCGGGAGCCTCAGTCGCTACGTGCTGATGGTCTTCCCTGCGTTCATGGTGCTGGCAGAGGCCGCCGAGCGCCCCTGGCTGGACAGCCTGATTCGCTTTATTTTTCCGTTGCTG